The window GCACACCACCTCCTACAACCCTGCCCACGACCGGGCTCAACTCCTCGCCCGCCGCCACGAGCGCGACCTGCACTGGGCGAAAGAGCGCCGCCGCCAGCACGAGCGCGAGACCGCCGAGGCGCGTGCCCTGCTGGCCGCGCATCCCCTGGCCCTCGCCCGCACCACGCTCTGGACGAGCGGCGTCCTGCTCGCCCTCGTGGCCGGCGGCTGGGGGCTCGCCCTCGCGGCCGCGCCGGCGTGGATGGCCCTCGTGGATGCTGCCGCCGCAGTGCTCGCCTGCGCGGTGCTGGTCGGCGCCGCCGTCTCGCTCGGCCGGCTGCGCGCCCGTCGTGCCGCCGCCCGCGCGCTGCTCCATGCGCGCGAGGTGCGGCTGTCGCACACGCAGTACCACATCCACGAGAGCGTGCACTCGTTCATCGACGCCCGGGTGGATGTGGTGAACACGCGGCAGCCGGTCTCCGTCTGACCGCAGCCCGGCGCCGCGTGGTCGTTTCTATAATCGAACACGTGCCCTCGATCGACGATGCCCGCTCCGCCCAGGCCGCGACGCCTCCGCTGCAGACACTGTCGCGCGGCATCCGGATGCTCGAACTCCTGGCCGACGCCGGGGAGCCGATGAGCATCCCGGCCATCGCCGCGGGGCTGGGCCTGCACCGCTCGATCGCGTACCGCATCCTCCGCACGCTCGAGGACCACGGCCTGGTGGTGCGGGATGCGTCCGGCGCGGTCGAACTCGGGCCCCGGATGGCGAGCCTCGCCCGGTCGGTGTCGCGCGACCTGCAGTCCGCGGCGCTGCCGCAGCTCACCGCCGTCGCGAACGAGCTGTCGATGACGGCGTTCCTGGCGGTGCTCGACCGGCACGAGGTGGTCACGCTGGTCACCGTGGAGCCGTCGCACGCGCACGCCACCGTCGCGCAGCGGCCGGGGACGCGGCATCCGCTCGCCTCCGGGGCTCCCGGCATCGCCATCCAGTCGGCGCTCACCGAGGCGCAGTGGCGCGAGCTGCCGGGCGAGCACCCGCGCGACGAGGCCGCCCTCGCCCACGAGCGCGGTTACGCCACCAGTCACGACGAGGTGATCGCGGGCCTGGCATCCATCGCGGTCCCGGTCCGTGCGCCCGGGCAGCCGGTCGCGGCCCTCGCGGTCGTCTACGTCACGAACGACGTGGACGCGCCCGCGATCGGCGCCCGCCTGCGCGCCGCCGCCGCCGCGATCGAGTCCGACCTCCGCTGACGCGCATCCCCCCTCCGTCGAGTACACGAAAAGTGCACGGTTTAGGGGGGTTAAGCGTGCACTTTTCGTGTACTCGACGATGGGGGCTGGCGGCGCGGGCGCGGGCGCGGGTCAGGGGAGGGGCGCGCGGGCGACGAAGTCGCGGTGCAGGGCGGTCTGCGAGAGGGCGGACAGCAGGGTGAAGCCGCGGAGGGCGTCCCAGCCACCGGTCCAGGTGAGTGAGGCGGCCACCTCCCAGACCGTGCCGCCGGGATGCGCGGCGACCTCCCGCGCGCGGCGGAGGTGGTGCTCGGCCAGCACCGCGCAGCGGTCGGCGAGGCCCGTGAAGGGATGCTCGTGCCCGGGCAGCACCTGGACGTCGGGCCCGTCCAGCGCGGCGACCCGGCGCAGCGACGCGAGGTAGTCCGCGATCGGGTTAGAGGCGCTCGGACCGCCGAGCCCGAGCCCCGTGTTCACCGTCGGAAGCACGTGGTCGCCGCTGAGGACGAGCCCTGCATCCTCATCGTGGAGGCAGACGGAGCCCGGCGTGTGACCGGGAGTGTGCAGCACGCGCAGGCGCCGGCCCGGCACATCGAGCAGGTCGCCGTCCTCGAGCAGGCCGTCCGCGCGGCGCAGCGACGGCACGACCGGCGCCGTGGCGGCCGCCTGCAGCTCGGGCCGCCGCTCGGCCGGGACACCCCACGCGTCGAGGTCGGGTGCGGGCGGACCGCTCGCGAGCGCGTCCAGCGCCTCCTGCTCCCGGCGGTGCAGGAGCACGGGCGCGCCGGTCCGCCGCCGCAGTTCCTCGGCCCCGCCCGCGTGGTCGGCGTGCAGGTGGGTCAGTACGATTGCGGCCACGTCCGCGGGGCGCCGGCCGAGCGCATCCACCGCCCCCATGAGGGCAGCCTGCGCCTCGGCGGTCGGCGACCCCGGGTCGACGACCAGCAGGCGTCCGCGGGCGTCCTCGATCAGGTACGCGAGGCTGAAGGGCAGCCCTCCGGCCGGCATCGGGATGCGCACGGCGTGCACCCCGCCGGCGAGGGTCGCGAAGGCGGTCACCCCGTCAGGCTAGACCGCCGCCGCCGACGACACCGTTTCGGTTACGCTGTGGTGGCCGAGCGTCGGGCCGGCGGGAGGGGGACCGGATGCGGCGTCTGGAGACGACACCCCGGCCGGACTGGCGGGCGCGACTGGACCGGATCGGATTCACGTTCTACGACCTCCCCTCCGAGGGCGGCCGCCCGTACTGGAACGAGACGGCCGCGTACGCCTTCTCGATGGCCGAAGTCGAGCTGATCGAGGCAGCGACCCAGGAGCTGTTCGACCGGTGCATGGATGCGGTGGAGCACATCGTGCGCGCGCGCCGCTTCGCCGAGTTCGGCATCCCGTCGCGGTTCCACGACCTGGTTGCCGAATCCTGGGACGCCGACGACCCCACGGTCTACGGCCGGTTCGACCTCGCCTACGACGGACAGGGGACCGTCTCGCTGCTCGAGTTCAACGCCGACACCCCCACGTCGCTCGTCGAGTCCGCGGTGGCCCAGTGGCAGTGGCTGACCGAGGTGCGCGGCGAGGGGTCCGACCAGTTCAACTCGCTGCACGAGCAGCTGGTCGAGCAGTGGGAGCACATCCGCCGCGCGCGCTGGGGACTCGCCCCCCGGCGCGCGCCTGCACCTCGCGTCGCTGCACGACTCCGGCGACGGCACGCTCATCGTCGAGGACTTCGAGACGGTCGCGTACATGGCGGAAACCGCCGCGGCCGCCGGTTTCGACCCCAAGCTGGTCTTCATCGAGGACCTGCAGTGGGATGTGGATGCAGCTGTCTTCCTCGACGCCGACGGCGAGCCCGTCCACCACATCTTCAAGCTGTACCCGTGGGAGTGGATGGTCAACGAGCAGTTCGGCGGCTTCCTCCTCCAGAGCAGGGGGACCACGCAGTGGGTCGAGCCGCCGTGGAAGCTGCTGCTCAGCAACAAGCAGCTCCTCGTCGTGCTGTGGGAGTTCTTCCCGGGGCATCCGAATCTCCTGCCCGCGTACGCCGACCCTGCGGCGCTCGCGGGGCGGCGCTACGTCCGCAAGCCGCGGCTCGGCCGCGAGGGTGCCAACGTGTCGCTGCACGACGCCGACGGCGCGGTCGTCGCCGAGGAGGACGGCCCGTACGGGGACGAGGGGTTCGTCTTCCAGGAGCGTGCGACGTTCGCGCCCATCCCCGGGAAGACGGCGGTGATCGGGTCCTGGGTCGTCGGTGACAGCCCGGCCGGGATCGACCTGAGGGAGACGAGCGGCCCGATCACCGGTGATCTCGCCGAGTTCGTCCCCCATTTCATCGAGGCCGGCGTGGAGGACGGCGATCGTGCGTAAGCGAGGTCCCATCGAATTGCGCGGCATCGCCGCCGCCCACCGCAGCGTCCCCCGCGTCGCCGCCGGCGTGACGACGCTCGCGGCCGCCACTCTGCTCCTGGCCGGGTGCAGCGCGGACGAGCAGGGGACCGTCCGGGTCGCCTCCGACGGCACGCACTACGTGCTGCCGGACGACGCCCGGCGCCCCGAGTACCGCACCCGGGAGGACTGCATCGCCGACGTGACGGAGCAGCTGAATGCGCTCCGCGCCGAGGGGACCCAGGTCGACGACGACCCGGAGTCGCTGTGCGAGTCCTCGTCCGCCTACCCGGGCCACTACCACGCGCCCTGGATCGGCCCGATCCTCTGGGGCGCGTCGATCTGGAACAGCAGCCGCGTCGCATCCTGGGCGCCGGTCCGCAACGGCGGCTTCTCGTGGACGAGCGCCAACCTCCAACCGGATGTCGTGCAGCGCGCCCCCGCCGGTGCCGCAGCCGGCGAGCGGGCGCCGCTGAAGGGCGGCTTCGGCAGCTCGGGCAAGTTGGGGATCGGCGGCGCCCGCGAGGGCGTCAGCGTCGGAGGGTGAGCCCCCGCCTCAGGCGCTGACCGCCGTGCGCAGGATCGGTGCGAAGAACGACGCGAGCTCCGCGGTCGCGGTCAGCGGCAGGACGTGTGCCACGTACTGGTCGGGACGCACCACCACGATCGCACCGCGACGGTCGATGCCGCGCTCGGCGAAGATGTCCTGGGCGGGGTCCGCCGCGTACACCTTCTCGTAGTCGATGAGGCCGAACGGTCCCACCCGCGGCAGGAGCAGCGGCGGCACGACGCCGAGGTCGACGGCCGTGTGGTCCTGCTGGTAGACGACCTTCACGTCGAACCAGGCGTCCGGGTCGGCGCCCTCCGGTGTCGCGGCGAGCGGGGAGTCCGGGGCGGTCGCCAGCCACTCGGCGAGGTCGGCGACGGCGGAGGGCTGCCCGGCGGCCGCCCCGTCGGCGAAGACGTAGATGCGCCAGCGGCCGTCCGCGCGGGCGTGGTGGCCCAGGTGCACCGGGTTGCCGTCGCACACCCGCTCCACCGGGGCCGACTTGAAGCGCTTGCCGATCGGGAAGCCCGCCGCCAGCTCCTGGTGCGCGGCCTCCCCGACGATCAGCGACGGGGCGTACTGCGTCATGAACCCGGCGGGGAACTCGGCCGTGCGCACGTAGAAGTCCTCGAGCTCTGACGGGCTCGCGAACTCCTCCGGCTTCTTCGCCATCAGCGTCGACCACTGCTTGTCGAAGTCGATGAGGTCCTTCGCCACCACCTGGCGTTCGGCGGAGTAGGTGGCGAGCAGCGACTCCGGCGCGCGTCCGTCGAGCACGTGCCCGAGCTTCCAGCCGATGTTGAAGCCGTCCTGCATCGACACGTTCATGCCCTGGCCGGCCTTGGCGCTGTGGGTGTGGCAGGCGTCGCCGGTGATGAAGACGCGCGGGGTGCGCGTGCCCAGCTCGTGCGGCTCCACGTCGTCGAAGCGGTCGGTGAGCCGGTGGCCGACCTCGTAGACGCTGTGCCACGCGACGTTCCGGACGTCCAGCGTGTACGGGTGCAGGATGGCGTTCGCCTTCGCGATGATCTGCTCGATGCTGGTGGAGCGCACGGCGCCGTTGTCGCCCGGCTGCACCTCGCCGAGGTCGACGTACATCCGGAACAGGTAGCCTCCCTCCCGGGGGATCAGCAGGATGTTGCCCGCCTCCGACTGGATCGAGCACTTCGTCCGGATGTCGGGGAAGTCGGTGACGGCCAGCGCGTCCATGACGCCCCAGGCGTGGTTCGCCTGGTCGCCGGCGAGGTGGCAGCCGATCGCCTCGCGCACGCGGCTGCGCGCGCCGTCGGCGCCGACGACGTACTTCGCGTGCACGACCCGCTCGGACCCTTCATCCGGCCCGGCCGTGCGGCGGAGCGTGACGGCGACGGGATGCTCGCCCTCCCCGACCGTCAGGCCGACGAACTCGAAGCCGTAGTCGGGCGTTAGACGGGACGGCGAGTTCGCCGCGACCTCGGCGAAGTAGTCGAGCACCCGGGCCTGGTTGACGATGAGGTGGGGGAACTCGCTGACGCCGGTGGGGTCGTCCACGGGCCGCGCGGTGCGGACGATGCGGGAGGGGTCGGCGGGGTCGGGCTTCCAGAACGCCATCTCGGTGATGCGGTACGCCTCGGCGATGATCCGCTCCGCGAAGCCGAAGGCCTGGAAGGTCTCGACGCTGCGCGCCTGGATGCCGTCCGCCTGCCCGATGGCGAGACGTCCAGGGCGCCGTTCGACGAGGCGCGTGACCACGTTCGGGAACTGCGCCAGCTGCGCCGCTGCGATCATCCCGGCGGGGCCGGATCCGACGATGAGCACATCCACCTCGTCGGGGAGCTCGGCGGGCCGGTCGATCCCCGTGCCGGCGGGCTCGTGGATGCGCGGGTCGCCGGAAACGTAGCCGTGGTGGTGGAACTGCACGGGAGCCTCACTTCGTCGTAAGTCGTTCATTATGCGAACACTGTGTTCGCATATCGCATCCACTGTACCGTTTCGCACGCGGTGGCGGAAGAAAGCGGCCACCCGCCCTCCCGTAGCTTTCCGCAACAGAAGGACGGTGCGGCCGGGCGGTGCCGCACCATAGGGGGATGCCGGAGTTCACCACCCATCAGGTCCACGCGGGAGAGTCCCGTGACGCCGCTCACGGCGCCCGCGTGACGCCGATCTACCTGACCGCCGGGTTCGAGTTCGACAGCTTCGCCCAGGCCGAGGGGCGCTTCGGCGGCGACGAAGCCGGCTACACGTACAGCCGCTCGGGCAACCCGACGACCGCCGCCCTCGAGCGCCGGGTCGCCGGGCTGGAGCGCGGCCGCGAGGCGATCGCGGTCGGCAGCGGCCAGGCGGCGCTGACCGTCGCCCTGCTCGGTCTCGTGCAGGCCGGTGACCACATCCTCTCGGCGCAAAGCATCTACTCCGGCACCCGCGGCCTCTTCGAGAACGGCCTCAAGCGCCTCGGCATCGAGATCGAATTCGTCGACGACCCGACGGACCTCGACGAGTGGCGCCGGCGCGTCCGCCCCAACACCCGGGTGCTGTTCGGCGAGTCCATCGCCAACCCCGGCACTGAGATCCTCGACGTCGCGGGCGTCGCGACCGTCGCGCACGAGAACGGGCTCCCGCTCGTCGTCGACAACACGCTTGCCACGCCCTACCTGCTGCGCCCGGGCGACTTCGGCGCCGACATCGTCGTGCACTCGGCCAGCAAGTACCTCGGCGGCCACGGTTCGACGCTCGGCGGCATCGTCGTCGACCAGGGCGGCTACGACTGGGCCGCGTCGCCGTTCCGTCACCTGACCGGACCGGACGAGTGGCTGGATGGACGCAGCTACGTCGACGTGCACGGCGACGGCGCGTACGCCGCGTTCGCGCGCTCGGTCGTCGCCTCCCTCTTCGGTCCCGTGCTGTCGCCGATGAACGCGTTCCTCATCCAGCAGGGCATCGAGACCCTCTCGCTGCGCGTGCAGCGGCAGTCGGACACCGCCCTGGCGGTCGCCCGCTGGCTGGAGGCGCAGCCCGAGGTCGTCCGCGTCGACTACGCGGGGCTCGCATCGCACCGGGCGTACGGCCTCGCGCAGCGGTACCTCCCGCGCGGGCAGGGCGCCGTGCTCGGCTTCGCGCTGGCCGGCGGCGCGGCAGCGGCCGAGCGGTTCTACGACGCGGTCGAACTGTTCAGCCGGATGACCCACATCGGCGACGTGCGGTCGCTCATCCTGCACCCCGCATCCACCACCCACGGTCACCTCGCCGCGGACGTGCGCGAGGAGCTCGGGATCGGCGGCGGCCTGCTGCGGCTGTCCATCGGGCTGGAGGATGCGGACGACCTGATCGAGGACCTGGCGCGCGGGCTCGCGGCGGTGGCGGCGGGCGCGGCGGCGTCGGAGGGCGCGGCGGTCTCGGCGAGTTCGGCGGGGGATTCGGCGGACGCCCTCCCGGCCCATGCATTCGCGACGGACGCGGCGGTCCCCGCCGCAGGACGGTAGGACCACATGGCACGCCTGCAGCACTTCGGCTGGTTCTTCAGCCGCGGCTTCGGCCCCCAGGGCTGGGGCCACCCCTACTGGGAGTGGGGCTACGACTGGACGCGCCCCGACCTGTACCAGCAGTCGGCACGTGAGCTGGAGCAGGCCGGGCTCGATCTGGTCATCATCGAGGACGCGCTCTCGCTCGGCTTCCCGGAGACCATCGACCTGCGCGTCCGCGAGGCGTACGGCGGCCCGAAGCACGACCCGCTCATCCTCTCGCCGTACCTCCTCGACGCCACGCGCCACCTCGGCGTCGCGCCGACGATCAACGCGGGCGCGTACCCGCCGTACGTGGCCGCGCGGCAGTTCGCGTCCCTCCACCACCTGAGCGATCACCGCTTGGGCGTCAACGTCGTGACGGATGTGGGCAGCGCGCGCCACCTCGGCCTGCCCCCGCTGTCGCACGACGCCGCCTACGACCGCGCCGAGGAGTGGCTCACCGTCATCCGCCGGCTGTGGCACAGCTGGGACGACGGAGCCCTGGTGCACGATGCGGCGACGCGGCACTTCGCGGACGGCTCGAAGATCCGCGGGTTCGAGCACGAGGGGGAGTACTTCCGTCTCGCCGGACCGCTGAACGCCGTGCCCTTCTCGCAGGGCGACCCTGCGATCGTCTCCCCGGGCGGCTCACCGCGCGGCATCGCGTTCGCCGGAACGCACTCCGACGTGCAGCTCGCGCTCGCCCCGCTCGACGCGCAGAGCATCCGCGACTACCGCGCGAAGGTGCGCGAGGCCGCCGTGGCCGCCGGACGCGACCCCGACTCCATCAAGGTGCTGTTCGTGTTCAAGCCGGAGGTCGTCCCGAGCGACGAGGAGGCGCGACGCGTCGTCGAGGCGTCGAAGCATCCCACCGACGAGGAGCTGTACCGCGCCCTGGCAGGCCAGTCGAGCGACCTCGAGACCGACCTCACCGTGCTCTCGCTGGACGAGCCGTTCGACGTCTCGGTCTTCGGCGACCACGTCTCGCAGGGCAGCATCAAGGGACTGTTCGGCAAGCAGGGCATCCGCGAGGGCGTCACGCTGCGCGAGCTGATCGCGCCGAAGGTCGTCAAGGGACGCATCGCCGACCGTCAGGGATTCGTGGGGACGGCCGAGCAGATCGCCGACTTCATCGAGGAGATCGGCGAGGAGGCCGACAACGACGGCTTCATCTTCTCGGGCGACCTGCACCCGGTGACGCTCCACCGCTACCTGGACGAGCTCGTCCCGGTGCTGCGCCGCCGCGGCATCCTGCGCACCGAGTACGGCAACGGCGGGATCCGGGCGAACCTGCGCGACTTCTGAGGCGGGGGCCGGTCGGGGCTGGTCGGGGGTGGACACGCCCGGCCGGCTACCGTCGGAGAACGGGTCCCGAATCTCCGACGCAACGCTCTGCGGCGGGAGTTTCGCGCGGATTCCGGCCGGATCTCCGACGTACGGCCGCGGATCTCCGACGGAAGGCGGCGGCGCCGCGGCGCCGCGCGCTACGCGTCGCGGTCCTGGCGGGCGCGGAACGCGATCATGTTCATGCGGTTGCCGCAGCGCACGCTGCAGAAGCGCTTGGAGCCGTTGCGGGAGAGGTCGAGCAGCAGGCCCGCGCAGTCGTCGGCCGCGCAGACGCGCAGGCGGCCGGTCTCGCCGGAGCGGATGACGTCGACCAGGGCGAGGGCGATCTCGACCCGGATGCGCTCCGCGAGCGGCGCGTCCTGGGCCGTCGCGTGCAGGTGCCAGTCGAAGCCGTCGTGGCGCATCAGGTAGGGGAGG is drawn from Leifsonia shinshuensis and contains these coding sequences:
- a CDS encoding NtaA/DmoA family FMN-dependent monooxygenase (This protein belongs to a clade of FMN-dependent monooxygenases, within a broader family of flavin-dependent oxidoreductases, the luciferase-like monooxygenase (LMM) family, some of whose members use coenzyme F420 rather than FMN.), whose translation is MARLQHFGWFFSRGFGPQGWGHPYWEWGYDWTRPDLYQQSARELEQAGLDLVIIEDALSLGFPETIDLRVREAYGGPKHDPLILSPYLLDATRHLGVAPTINAGAYPPYVAARQFASLHHLSDHRLGVNVVTDVGSARHLGLPPLSHDAAYDRAEEWLTVIRRLWHSWDDGALVHDAATRHFADGSKIRGFEHEGEYFRLAGPLNAVPFSQGDPAIVSPGGSPRGIAFAGTHSDVQLALAPLDAQSIRDYRAKVREAAVAAGRDPDSIKVLFVFKPEVVPSDEEARRVVEASKHPTDEELYRALAGQSSDLETDLTVLSLDEPFDVSVFGDHVSQGSIKGLFGKQGIREGVTLRELIAPKVVKGRIADRQGFVGTAEQIADFIEEIGEEADNDGFIFSGDLHPVTLHRYLDELVPVLRRRGILRTEYGNGGIRANLRDF
- a CDS encoding aminotransferase class I/II-fold pyridoxal phosphate-dependent enzyme; its protein translation is MPEFTTHQVHAGESRDAAHGARVTPIYLTAGFEFDSFAQAEGRFGGDEAGYTYSRSGNPTTAALERRVAGLERGREAIAVGSGQAALTVALLGLVQAGDHILSAQSIYSGTRGLFENGLKRLGIEIEFVDDPTDLDEWRRRVRPNTRVLFGESIANPGTEILDVAGVATVAHENGLPLVVDNTLATPYLLRPGDFGADIVVHSASKYLGGHGSTLGGIVVDQGGYDWAASPFRHLTGPDEWLDGRSYVDVHGDGAYAAFARSVVASLFGPVLSPMNAFLIQQGIETLSLRVQRQSDTALAVARWLEAQPEVVRVDYAGLASHRAYGLAQRYLPRGQGAVLGFALAGGAAAAERFYDAVELFSRMTHIGDVRSLILHPASTTHGHLAADVREELGIGGGLLRLSIGLEDADDLIEDLARGLAAVAAGAAASEGAAVSASSAGDSADALPAHAFATDAAVPAAGR
- a CDS encoding IclR family transcriptional regulator; the protein is MLELLADAGEPMSIPAIAAGLGLHRSIAYRILRTLEDHGLVVRDASGAVELGPRMASLARSVSRDLQSAALPQLTAVANELSMTAFLAVLDRHEVVTLVTVEPSHAHATVAQRPGTRHPLASGAPGIAIQSALTEAQWRELPGEHPRDEAALAHERGYATSHDEVIAGLASIAVPVRAPGQPVAALAVVYVTNDVDAPAIGARLRAAAAAIESDLR
- a CDS encoding FAD-binding monooxygenase; amino-acid sequence: MQFHHHGYVSGDPRIHEPAGTGIDRPAELPDEVDVLIVGSGPAGMIAAAQLAQFPNVVTRLVERRPGRLAIGQADGIQARSVETFQAFGFAERIIAEAYRITEMAFWKPDPADPSRIVRTARPVDDPTGVSEFPHLIVNQARVLDYFAEVAANSPSRLTPDYGFEFVGLTVGEGEHPVAVTLRRTAGPDEGSERVVHAKYVVGADGARSRVREAIGCHLAGDQANHAWGVMDALAVTDFPDIRTKCSIQSEAGNILLIPREGGYLFRMYVDLGEVQPGDNGAVRSTSIEQIIAKANAILHPYTLDVRNVAWHSVYEVGHRLTDRFDDVEPHELGTRTPRVFITGDACHTHSAKAGQGMNVSMQDGFNIGWKLGHVLDGRAPESLLATYSAERQVVAKDLIDFDKQWSTLMAKKPEEFASPSELEDFYVRTAEFPAGFMTQYAPSLIVGEAAHQELAAGFPIGKRFKSAPVERVCDGNPVHLGHHARADGRWRIYVFADGAAAGQPSAVADLAEWLATAPDSPLAATPEGADPDAWFDVKVVYQQDHTAVDLGVVPPLLLPRVGPFGLIDYEKVYAADPAQDIFAERGIDRRGAIVVVRPDQYVAHVLPLTATAELASFFAPILRTAVSA
- a CDS encoding CGNR zinc finger domain-containing protein, with the translated sequence MHFAPDTVDALEFAVLLCNTAPDASRSGADELATPADLVTLLTESRYSGRIDGDEAELADVHETRERLRRTWSLDRDAAALEVNAMLAEAHALPYLMRHDGFDWHLHATAQDAPLAERIRVEIALALVDVIRSGETGRLRVCAADDCAGLLLDLSRNGSKRFCSVRCGNRMNMIAFRARQDRDA
- a CDS encoding glutathionylspermidine synthase family protein codes for the protein MVEDFETVAYMAETAAAAGFDPKLVFIEDLQWDVDAAVFLDADGEPVHHIFKLYPWEWMVNEQFGGFLLQSRGTTQWVEPPWKLLLSNKQLLVVLWEFFPGHPNLLPAYADPAALAGRRYVRKPRLGREGANVSLHDADGAVVAEEDGPYGDEGFVFQERATFAPIPGKTAVIGSWVVGDSPAGIDLRETSGPITGDLAEFVPHFIEAGVEDGDRA
- a CDS encoding MBL fold metallo-hydrolase, translated to MTAFATLAGGVHAVRIPMPAGGLPFSLAYLIEDARGRLLVVDPGSPTAEAQAALMGAVDALGRRPADVAAIVLTHLHADHAGGAEELRRRTGAPVLLHRREQEALDALASGPPAPDLDAWGVPAERRPELQAAATAPVVPSLRRADGLLEDGDLLDVPGRRLRVLHTPGHTPGSVCLHDEDAGLVLSGDHVLPTVNTGLGLGGPSASNPIADYLASLRRVAALDGPDVQVLPGHEHPFTGLADRCAVLAEHHLRRAREVAAHPGGTVWEVAASLTWTGGWDALRGFTLLSALSQTALHRDFVARAPLP